Proteins encoded within one genomic window of Halomonas sp. YLGW01:
- the mscK gene encoding mechanosensitive channel MscK, with amino-acid sequence MGPVSRVCLEHGGGARWVVGLGSWLELVWSILLVVSLVMGVVGPGRGQAQDAPSVPSELPEIATVEARIRALEPEKGATLDEAAKRDLEALKATRQALVKLTDLQAEMAALEQRIANAPAEIEDLQQALKGEASAAPDMTFDALEGLSARELDARLQDALSRLQAQQDRLSAVNTQLINTQTLPERAQQSIAKAMQTLESSRQALEGLAEEAADAPRRLERLVETRLADLTVRYHQRALNANARLRELAQLRQEQLNRQIARQETRLAMLQAVLDRQRRAQSEQVIEAASAGGPLVESEHPAVQQARQVNRELSLELLKATERANTLAREGLDVRRQLDRVRQLQRTLNEQIEAIRGSLLLSRILREQRRLLPQVEQRRNLQDDIADLRLKQFELGRQREALRDGTALAQRLEAAKAEPTPDLVAALERLFASRRELVDQVEQAYGEQLSAAIDLQLNQQQLLGLSRRLRGTLDEQLFWVANSRPLDLGWLRQVPTRLIETWRAGEQRAILPMQWPGPAALVGLLPMLLAIGLFLLRPPIKRHLVLLNDRIGHLKYDTQALTPLAIALNALLACPGPLLMASLGLALVVGGEGVMTRLGMALAQLALAWGSIAWARRLLVRDGVAMRHFLWPPAYASRLSWLLLGLGLSLVPVLMIASLARGGESTLAEHPLALLLMLAGLVGMAVIQSKLIAAHTPYFGILLLRLLVGLALAAVPLLLIGLIVLGYEYTALSLVSRYVITLYLLGIWIVVEASVVRGLAVAARRLAYRRALARRRAQRRDELESGMDVVEEPPLDMNQVNQQSLRLSRLILALGLVLLLYAVWADLLSVLGYLDSVAVWAGEGSGVGAEGGRDIATGVSVADVFIALATVALTMMLARNLPGLLEVMVLSRLALKQGSAYAITSLLSYAIAGSGLVMALGTLGVTWDKLQWLVAALGVGLGFGLQEIFANFISGLIILFERPVRIGDTITLGNLHGTVNRIRIRATTVTDFDRKEIIIPNKTFVTDQLINWSLSDTITRVVLTYGVAYGSDLALVHRLLREAAKANARVLTDPEPQVFFLKYGASSLEFELRIFVNSLLDRLHAADEINVDIASRFEAHGVEIAFNQLDVRLHDATGGPLDWAARPPARQARGGKKDAGKGDGKRDGEGGDESDGESDGLGGRARSEDD; translated from the coding sequence GTGGGGCCAGTGAGCAGGGTGTGTCTTGAGCATGGCGGCGGGGCGCGCTGGGTCGTCGGCCTGGGTAGCTGGCTTGAGCTCGTATGGTCGATCCTGCTTGTGGTGTCCCTGGTCATGGGCGTGGTCGGCCCGGGGCGAGGGCAGGCTCAGGATGCCCCGTCGGTGCCGTCCGAGCTGCCGGAGATCGCCACCGTGGAGGCGCGCATTCGGGCCTTGGAACCGGAGAAAGGCGCCACGCTGGATGAGGCCGCGAAGCGTGATCTTGAGGCACTCAAGGCGACCCGGCAGGCGCTCGTGAAGCTCACGGACCTGCAGGCCGAGATGGCAGCGCTGGAGCAGCGCATCGCCAATGCCCCGGCGGAGATCGAGGACCTGCAGCAGGCGCTCAAGGGTGAGGCATCCGCCGCGCCCGATATGACCTTCGATGCCCTCGAGGGACTGTCGGCGAGAGAGCTGGACGCCCGCCTGCAGGACGCACTGAGCAGGTTGCAGGCACAGCAGGATCGCCTGAGCGCGGTCAACACCCAGCTCATCAATACCCAGACGCTACCGGAGCGCGCCCAGCAGAGTATCGCCAAGGCCATGCAGACGCTGGAGAGTAGCCGCCAGGCCCTGGAGGGGCTGGCGGAGGAGGCCGCGGATGCTCCCCGACGTCTCGAGCGCCTCGTCGAGACACGCTTGGCGGATCTCACCGTGCGCTACCATCAGCGTGCACTGAATGCCAACGCCCGGCTGCGAGAGCTCGCCCAGCTGCGTCAGGAGCAACTCAATCGGCAGATCGCCCGCCAGGAGACCCGCCTGGCCATGTTGCAGGCCGTGCTCGACCGCCAGCGTCGTGCACAGTCCGAGCAGGTGATCGAGGCAGCGTCGGCCGGTGGCCCGCTGGTGGAAAGCGAGCACCCGGCGGTGCAGCAGGCGCGCCAGGTCAATCGTGAGCTGAGCCTCGAGCTCCTGAAGGCCACCGAGCGCGCCAATACCCTGGCGCGAGAGGGCCTCGATGTTCGCCGCCAGCTCGATCGCGTGCGCCAGCTGCAGCGGACGCTCAATGAACAGATCGAGGCGATTCGTGGCAGCCTCCTGCTGTCGCGCATCCTGCGTGAACAGCGACGCCTGCTGCCGCAAGTGGAGCAGCGCCGCAACCTGCAGGACGACATCGCGGATCTGCGTCTCAAGCAGTTCGAGCTGGGACGCCAGCGCGAGGCGCTGCGGGATGGTACTGCCTTGGCACAGCGGCTTGAAGCGGCCAAGGCCGAGCCGACACCCGATCTGGTGGCAGCCCTGGAGCGGCTGTTTGCATCGCGTCGCGAGCTGGTCGATCAGGTGGAGCAGGCCTATGGTGAGCAGCTGAGCGCTGCCATTGATCTGCAGCTCAATCAACAGCAGCTACTGGGCTTAAGCCGGCGGTTGCGCGGGACCCTCGACGAGCAGCTGTTCTGGGTGGCCAACAGTCGCCCTCTAGATCTGGGGTGGCTGCGTCAGGTGCCGACGCGACTGATCGAGACCTGGCGTGCAGGCGAGCAGCGCGCCATCTTGCCGATGCAATGGCCGGGACCGGCTGCCCTGGTGGGCCTGTTGCCGATGCTGCTGGCCATAGGCCTCTTCCTGCTGCGCCCCCCGATCAAGCGACACCTGGTGCTGCTCAATGACCGGATCGGGCACCTCAAGTATGACACCCAGGCGCTTACCCCGCTGGCGATCGCGCTCAATGCGCTGCTGGCCTGTCCCGGCCCACTGCTGATGGCATCGCTTGGCCTGGCCCTGGTGGTCGGGGGGGAAGGGGTGATGACGCGCCTGGGCATGGCGCTGGCTCAGTTGGCACTGGCCTGGGGCAGCATCGCCTGGGCGAGACGCCTGTTGGTGCGCGATGGGGTGGCGATGCGCCATTTCCTGTGGCCCCCAGCCTATGCGTCACGGCTGTCCTGGCTGCTGCTCGGGCTCGGTTTGTCGCTGGTGCCGGTGCTGATGATCGCAAGCCTGGCCCGTGGGGGGGAGAGCACGCTGGCCGAGCATCCGCTGGCCCTGCTGCTGATGCTGGCCGGCCTCGTCGGCATGGCCGTGATCCAGAGCAAGCTGATCGCCGCCCACACGCCGTATTTCGGCATCCTGCTGCTGCGCCTGCTGGTCGGCCTGGCCCTGGCCGCGGTACCGCTGCTGCTGATCGGGTTGATCGTGTTGGGCTACGAATATACGGCCTTGAGCCTGGTCTCGCGTTACGTGATTACCCTTTACTTGCTGGGAATATGGATTGTGGTGGAGGCCTCGGTGGTGCGTGGGCTGGCCGTGGCGGCGCGGCGCCTGGCCTACCGTCGTGCGCTGGCTCGCCGCCGCGCCCAGAGGCGCGACGAGCTCGAGAGTGGCATGGACGTGGTCGAGGAACCCCCGCTGGACATGAATCAGGTCAACCAGCAGTCGCTGCGCCTGTCCAGGCTGATCCTGGCGCTCGGTCTGGTGCTGTTGCTGTATGCGGTGTGGGCCGACCTGCTGTCCGTGCTGGGCTATCTGGACAGCGTCGCGGTATGGGCGGGGGAGGGCAGCGGCGTGGGGGCAGAAGGGGGGAGAGACATCGCCACCGGTGTGAGCGTGGCGGATGTCTTCATCGCCCTGGCGACGGTCGCCCTGACGATGATGCTGGCGCGCAACCTGCCAGGCCTTCTCGAGGTGATGGTGCTGTCCCGCCTGGCGCTCAAGCAGGGCAGTGCCTATGCCATCACCTCGTTGCTGTCCTATGCGATCGCCGGGAGCGGCCTGGTCATGGCGCTCGGGACCCTCGGCGTGACCTGGGACAAGCTGCAATGGCTGGTGGCGGCGCTGGGTGTGGGCCTGGGGTTCGGGTTGCAGGAGATATTTGCCAACTTCATCTCGGGGCTGATCATCCTCTTCGAGCGGCCGGTGCGCATCGGCGACACCATTACCCTTGGTAATCTGCATGGCACGGTGAATCGCATCCGGATCCGCGCCACCACGGTCACGGATTTTGATCGCAAGGAGATCATCATCCCCAACAAGACCTTTGTCACCGACCAGCTGATCAACTGGTCACTATCGGACACCATCACCCGGGTGGTGCTGACCTATGGCGTGGCCTATGGCTCCGATCTGGCGCTGGTGCATCGCCTGCTGCGCGAGGCCGCCAAGGCCAATGCGCGAGTGCTCACGGACCCGGAGCCGCAGGTTTTCTTCCTGAAATATGGGGCCAGCAGCCTGGAGTTCGAGCTGCGCATCTTCGTCAATTCGCTGCTCGATCGGCTGCATGCCGCGGATGAAATCAACGTCGACATCGCGTCGCGCTTCGAGGCGCACGGGGTGGAGATCGCGTTCAATCAGCTCGACGTGCGGCTGCACGATGCCACGGGCGGGCCCCTCGACTGGGCGGCGCGGCCGCCCGCTCGCCAGGCTCGAGGCGGTAAGAAAGATGCTGGCAAGGGGGACGGCAAGAGGGACGGCGAGGGGGGCGACGAGAGTGATGGAGAGAGTGATGGGCTAGGTGGCAGAGCGCGAAGCGAGGATGACTAG
- a CDS encoding TlyA family RNA methyltransferase — protein MIRLDQLLVAQGLARSRSRAQRLIRHGRVSLAGQPHPLTKPSEKLPDDSALTVAEDPEERYASRAGLKLEALLEARGVRLDGRVVLDVGQSTGGFTDCALRFGAAHVIGVEVGHDQLAQALRDDPRVSCLEGLNARAMAESPALREALTIHAPRGLAMAVMDVSFISQTLILPQLSQLLPAGAELLSLVKPQFEVGPGRVNERGIVTDVALHESVEARIRSCCAEQGFTVLGWQESPIRGGDGNREFLLHARRD, from the coding sequence CCTGGCACGCTCCCGCTCACGTGCCCAGCGCCTGATCCGCCATGGCCGCGTGAGCCTGGCCGGTCAGCCGCACCCCCTGACCAAGCCGTCGGAGAAGCTGCCCGACGACAGCGCCCTGACGGTCGCTGAAGACCCCGAGGAGCGCTACGCCTCCCGCGCGGGACTCAAGCTCGAGGCCCTGCTCGAGGCCCGCGGCGTGCGCCTGGACGGCCGGGTGGTACTGGATGTGGGCCAGTCGACCGGCGGCTTCACCGACTGCGCCCTGCGCTTCGGCGCGGCGCATGTGATCGGCGTCGAGGTCGGGCATGACCAGCTCGCTCAAGCGTTGCGCGATGACCCGCGGGTGAGCTGCCTAGAAGGCCTCAACGCCCGGGCGATGGCGGAGTCGCCCGCACTGCGTGAGGCGCTGACCATCCATGCGCCTCGCGGGCTTGCGATGGCGGTGATGGATGTGTCCTTCATCTCCCAGACCCTGATCCTGCCCCAGCTGAGCCAGCTACTGCCGGCGGGGGCCGAGTTGCTGTCGCTGGTCAAGCCCCAGTTCGAGGTCGGCCCCGGCAGGGTCAATGAGCGTGGCATCGTCACCGATGTCGCCCTGCACGAAAGCGTCGAGGCACGCATCCGCTCCTGCTGCGCCGAGCAGGGCTTCACGGTACTTGGCTGGCAGGAGAGCCCGATTCGCGGCGGCGACGGCAACCGAGAGTTTTTGCTCCACGCCCGCCGCGACTGA